A window of the Henckelia pumila isolate YLH828 chromosome 3, ASM3356847v2, whole genome shotgun sequence genome harbors these coding sequences:
- the LOC140893500 gene encoding agamous-like MADS-box protein AGL29, whose product MAPPKGKRKSMGRRKIEMKLIADENARVVTFSKRRNGLFKKATELSTLCAAKISIILFSPCNRAYSFGNPNVDYVADMFLNHFPMPNPLSFDRGTNMQHLKERCDRINEELEVKKRKGKEIEEGLESFSSRALMEDLGSLDFAALKDTKKKLEMLRDQVTRRIHWPGPGSGEGSSHFADFRVSGLEGRNEPPIPSDWLKL is encoded by the coding sequence ATGGCTCCTCCAAAGGGGAAGAGGAAGTCAATGGGGCGAAGAAAGATCGAAATGAAATTGATAGCAGACGAGAATGCTCGCGTGGTCACCTTCTCTAAGCGCCGCAACGGCCTTTTCAAGAAGGCGACCGAGCTTTCTACGTTGTGCGCGGCCAAGATCTCCATCATCCTCTTCTCCCCGTGCAACAGAGCCTATTCATTTGGAAACCCTAACGTGGACTATGTGGCAGACATGTTCTTGAACCACTTTCCCATGCCGAATCCGCTGAGTTTTGACCGTGGGACGAACATGCAGCATCTGAAAGAGCGGTGCGATCGAATAAATGAGGAGCTGGAGGTCAAGAAAAGAAAGGGCAAGGAGATTGAAGAGGGTCTCGAGAGCTTTTCGAGCCGAGCTTTGATGGAGGATCTGGGCTCCCTCGATTTCGCTGCGCTGAAAGATACTAAGAAGAAGCTGGAAATGCTCCGAGACCAGGTGACGCGGAGAATCCATTGGCCGGGGCCGGGATCTGGGGAGGGTTCGAGTCATTTTGCTGACTTTAGGGTTTCTGGTTTGGAGGGGAGAAATGAACCTCCAATCCCATCGGATTGGTTGAAATTGTGA